The Erpetoichthys calabaricus chromosome 13, fErpCal1.3, whole genome shotgun sequence genome has a window encoding:
- the fbxo43 gene encoding F-box only protein 43: MERSFRSDTLIPIYKNSCITSSLDQGFSESLQTSRYKLNETKDTSKILDEVQDCFEESTENVSLPKYSLAKSSSKNRQNIKSPTYCISRDKSYVSSGFYETPRASKKHASLRRQLLVSKTVSEGRKGHARSSLESRDYSCRRVDSLEDGSLHSSLDSPEKDNFVALATSTLKNEESTASGVKRFLFSQIRTSTLEDLENEKNPPLALSLSEIQHDLDESIISSFQCDSVSPELFITPQLNKFSKSYPDQFLTPVGNLVDSFNLNLSVLTTPPVTPIAEIDTSTTEDSGFNSVGLHKSQDSFMDHDGSFQELLHSRDKETSQSFESKRRSRLERNRRLSTLREGGSQSEEEAVSNGKNSRAAVFKCHKKEDHIPKEDADLFINKVPNNKGILNLTDLSQTPALQVMHTICLRGVRSQHAKTPGENVFDFSESFELFQPSASLAGLIGRKMGLKHIDILAELKYRNLKHILALILNRLSPEDIYSFGQVSLVWDEIILQDKIIRRRRRAYIKELKAIAKQDNRSHMPDTETRLNVQNRSPLKSVQAQQRLSSSMTPVLTLTPLNGTNRKVVNSASKQDAFIMVAKTLLNDECLKSCPRCRYPAKCHKEKKQGICSWEECAFDFCTECLRAFHGSKECETFSVQRRSNKEALPGSAKSKRNLKRL, encoded by the exons ATGGAGAGGAGCTTCCGGTCTGACACCTTGATTCCCATTTATAAAAACAGCTGCATAACGTCTTCATTGGACCAAGGATTCAGCGAGTCATTGCAGACTTCTCGGTATAAACTGAATGAAACTAAGGACACATCAAAGATTCTTGATGAGGTGCAAGATTGCTTTGAAGAATCTACAGAAAATGTCAGCTTGCCAAAATATTCTCTTGCAAAATCTTCAAGTAAAAACCGGCAAAATATTAAAAGTCCAACATACTGCATTTCAAGAGACAAAAGTTATGTTTCTTCTGGTTTCTATGAGACACCTAGAGCATCTAAAAAACATGCCTCTCTTCGGCGGCAGCTACTTGTCTCAAAAACTGTTTCAGAGGGCAGGAAAGGCCATGCCAGATCCTCACTTGAAAGCCGAGACTATTCTTGTCGACGGGTTGACAGTCTTGAAGATGGTTCTTTACACAGCTCTCTTGATTCACCAGAAAAGGATAACTTTGTAGCCTTAGCAACTAGcactttgaaaaatgaagaaTCTACTGCTTCTGGtgttaaaaggtttttattttctcaaataaGAACTTCAACTCTTGAAGACCTGGAAAATGAGAAGAATCCTCCTTTAGCACTTAGTCTGTCAGAGATTCAACATGACCTTGATGAAAGTATTATTTCTTCTTTCCAATGTGACTCTGTTAGCCCAGAACTTTTTATAACCCCTCAGCTCAATAAGTTCTCAAAGTCATATCCTGATCAGTTTCTTACTCCAGTAGGTAATCTTGTGGATAGCTTTAATCTGAATTTGTCTGTCTTAACAACTCCACCTGTGACTCCAATAGCAGAGATTGACACATCAACAACAGAGGACAGTGGTTTCAATTCTGTTGGCCTTCATAAATCACAGGATTCCTTTATGGATCATGATGGATCATTTCAGGAACTATTGCACTCAAGAGATAAAGAAACATCACAGTCTTTTGAATCTAAGAGAAGGTCACGGCTGGAACGAAATCGAAGACTATCTACACTACGAGAAGGTGGATCGCAATCTGAAGAGGAGGCAGTCTCTAATGGGAAAAATTCAAGAGCAGCTGTATTCAAATGCCATAAAAAGGAGGATCATATCCCCAAAGAAGATGCTGATTTGTTTATAAACAAAGTTCCCAATAATAAAGGGATATTAAATCTAACAGACTTGTCTCAAACCCCTGCACTGCAAGTCATGCATACAATTTGCTTAAGAGGTGTGAGGAGCCAACATGCAAAGACACCAGGAgagaatgtttttgatttttctgaaagCTTTGAACTGTTCCAACCTAGTGCATCGCTTGCAGGACTTATAGGAAGAAAGATGGGCCTGAAACATATTGATATTTTAGCTGAATTGAAATACAGGAACCTTAAACACATCCTGGCTTTGATTTTAAATAGACTTTCTCCAGAGGACATATACAG TTTTGGGCAGGTGTCTCTTGTCTGGGATGAAATTATTTTGCAAGATAAAATAATTCGTCGAAGAAGAAGAGCATATATTAAGGAGTTAAAGGCAATAGCCAAG caaGATAATCGGTCACACATGCCTGATACAGAAACCAGATTAAATGTGCAAAACAGATCTCCCCTGAAGTCTGTTCAAGCCCAGCAAAGGCTGTCCAGTTCAATGACCCCCGTGCTGACTTTGACTCCTTTAAATGGAACTAATAGAAAAGTTGTAAACTCTGCAAGTAAGCAGGATGCATTTATAATG GTTGCCAAGACACTTTTAAATGATGAATGCCTAAAATCTTGCCCAAGGTGCAGGTATCCTGCTAAGTGCCATAAAGAAAAGAAGCAAGGAATATGTAGTTGGGAAGAATGTGCCTTTGACTTCTGCACAGAGTGCCTGCGAGCTTTTCATGGATCTAAGGAGTGTGAAACGTTCTCTGTTCAGCGGCGCAGTAACAAGGAAGCATTGCCAGGGAGTGCCAAGAGCAAACGTAATTTGAAACGACTGTAA